From one Humulus lupulus chromosome 8, drHumLupu1.1, whole genome shotgun sequence genomic stretch:
- the LOC133795457 gene encoding uncharacterized protein LOC133795457, with translation MLLVSAKLPEVEKQTLIQFLKARVGTFTWSPHDIPGIDPSVMSHSLNISNNFPPVKQRQRRFALEVNQAIQEELLDKPDLSGRLSKWAIELGTYDIRFLPQKVKKGQVLADFLVEIQSFTPETLPKLLDSEVEWMWTMHTDRGSNSQGAGIGVVLEAPSRLKVEEAIRLEQFATNNEAEYEALIYGLELAQDKGIRRLRVRGDSKLMIEQVVGNFNTKAPHLTSILEKVSELKSQFHQFELVQIPREQN, from the exons ATGCTGTTGGTAAGTGCCAAGCTTCCTGAGGTAGAAAAACAGACCCTAATCCAGTTCCTGAAAGCCAGAGTTGGGACTTTCACTTGGTCCCCGCATGATATACCAGGAATAGATCCTTCTGTCATGAGTCATAGCCTCAACATATCAAATAACTTCCCTCCTGTCAAGCAGAGGCAGAGGAGGTTTGCTCTTGAAGTCAATCAGGCCATACAAGAAGAG CTCTTGGACAAACCCGATCTCTCTGGTAGATTATCCAAATGGGCAATTGAACTCGGGACATATGATATACGATTCTTACCACAAAAAGTAAAGAAAGGCCAAGTTCTAGCCGATTTCCTAGTTGAGATACAATCTTTTACACCAGAGACTTTACCTAAACTGCTGGATTCAGAAGTTGAGTGGATGTGGACGATGCACACAGACAGAGGCTCCAATTCTCAAGGAGCTGGGATCGGCGTCGTATTGGAGGCACCCTCTAGATTGAAAGTTGAGGAAGCCATACGATTGGAGCAATTTGCCACAaataacgaagccgagtatgaggctCTGATTTACGGTCTAGAATTAGCACAAGACAAGGGCATCAGACGGCTGAGAGTCAGAGGAGATTCGAAGCTAATGATAGAGCAAGTGGTTGGGAATTTCAATACTAAGGCACCCCACCTGACCAGCATATTGGAAAAAGTATCTGAATTGAAGTCACAATTCCATCAATTTGAGCTCGTACAAATACCAAGGGAGCAGAATTAG
- the LOC133795458 gene encoding uncharacterized protein LOC133795458: protein MRLEESQIRPSAVPILGFNSKRVYPKGAVRLNVVAAEHTLPVDFLIVDSVTSYNAIMGRNWIHRMQGVVSTLHQVMRCQSPNDCYTIDIKWCQKQAKKCFLTLKEINDSGTSSPDDNPTK from the coding sequence ATGAGGCTCGAAGAAAGTCAGATCAGACCATCTGCTGTACCAATCCTGGGATTCAACAGCAAAAGGGTATACCCGAAAGGTGCTGTTAGGTTGAACGTAGTCGCCGCAGAACACACTCTGCCAGTAGACTTCCTCATAGTGGATTCCGTCACAAGCTACAATGCTATCATGGGGAGGAACTGGATCCACAGGATGCAGGGAGTGGTCTCCACTTTGCACCAAGTTATGCGATGCCAGTCTCCCAATGACTGTTACACAATTGACATAAAATGGTGTCAGAAGCAGGCAAAGAAATGCTTCCTTACCCTGAAAGAGATAAATGATTCTGGCACCTCCTCTCCTGACGACAACCCCACCAAATAG